A genome region from Oryzias latipes chromosome 2, ASM223467v1 includes the following:
- the stk24 gene encoding serine/threonine-protein kinase 24: MAHSPVQGNLPGMQNARVDPEELFTKLERIGKGSFGEVFKGIDNRTQKVVAIKIIDLEEAEDEIEDIQQEITVLSQCDSPFVTKYYGSYLKDTKLWIIMEYLGGGSALDLMEPGPLDETQIATILREILKGLEYLHSEKKIHRDIKAANVLLSEQGEVKLADFGVAGQLTDTQIKRNTFVGTPFWMAPEVIKQSAYDSKADIWSLGITAIELAKGEPPHSDLHPMKVLFLIPKNNPPTLEGSYCKPLKEFVEACLNKEPSFRPTAKELLKHKLIVRYAKKTSYLTELVDKYKRWKAEQSRTAESSSDESDSEQDGQASGGNDFGSDDWIFTIREKDPKKLQNGEGQSGVTDQTKDIPKRPFSQSLAAVISPALAELKARQEKVNGNPMVLDELKEAILLAEEACPGISDSLVAHMVHRLQSFSTSRTSSTSP; this comes from the exons ATGGCCCATTCTCCCGTGCAGGGCAACCTGCCGGGGATGCAG AATGCCAGAGTGGACCCCGAAGAGTTGTTTACCAAGCTGGAGCGCATCGGCAAGGGTTCTTTCGGCGAGGTGTTCAAAGGTATCGACAATCGCACGCAGAAGGTGGTGGCCATCAAGATCATTGACCTGGAGGAGGCGGAGGACGAGATCGAAGACATCCAGCAGGAAATCACGGTGCTCAGCCAGTGCGATAGCCCCTTCGTCACCAAGTACTACGGCTCGTACCTGAAG GACACAAAGCTATGGATCATCATGGAGTATTTAGGAGGAGGCTCTGCTTTAGATTTG ATGGAGCCCGGACCTCTAGATGAGACCCAGATCGCCACGATCCTCAGAGAGATCCTGAAAGGCCTGGAGTATCTGCACTCCGAGAAGAAGATCCACAGAGATATTAAAG CGGCAAACGTTCTGCTATCCGAGCAGGGAGAGGTGAAGCTGGCAGATTTTGGCGTGGCTGGCCAGCTGACTGACACTCAGATCAAACGCAACACCTTCGTGGGCACGCCCTTCTGGATGGCACCAGAGGTGATCAAGCAGTCGGCCTACGACTCAAAG GCGGATATCTGGTCGTTGGGTATCACAGCCATTGAATTGGCCAAAGGCGAGCCGCCCCACTCGGATTTGCATCCCATGAAGGTTTTATTCCTGATCCCAAAGAACAACCCGCCCACGCTGGAGGGCAGCTACTGCAAGCCGCTCAAGGAGTTTGTGGAGGCCTGCCTCAACAAAGAGCCCAGTTTT AGGCCAACAGCCAAAGAACTGCTCAAGCACAAACTGATCGTCCGCTACGCCAAGAAGACTTCATATCTGACCGAGCTGGTGGACAAGTACAAGAGATGGAAAGCAGAGCAGTCCAGAACCGCAGAGTCCAGTTCTGATGAGTCGGACTC AGAGCAGGATGGTCAGGCGTCGGGTGGGAATGACTTTGGCAGTGATGACTGGATCTTCACCATCCGAGAAAAAGACCCCAAGAAGCTACAGAACGGAGAAGGACAGTCGGGAGTAACAGACCAG ACAAAAGACATTCCAAAGAGGCCTTTTTCACAGAGCCTGGCTGCAGTCATCTCTCCTGCATTGGCCGAG CTAAAGGCACGACAGGAGAAGGTCAATGGGAACCCCATGGTCCTGGACGAGCTGAAGGAGGCGATCCTGCTAGCGGAGGAGGCCTGTCCCGGGATCTCTGACTCCCTGGTGGCTCATATGGTTCACCGGCTGCAGAG cttCTCCACAAGTAGGACTTCCTCTACCTCCCCGTAG